A genomic window from Sphingobacterium spiritivorum includes:
- a CDS encoding hybrid sensor histidine kinase/response regulator transcription factor, whose protein sequence is MTTFISMELTKKVFALILFILAILLGAGVTLCAAQNPIQFNHLHQKKGLYRTPILTIVQDRNGFMWIGGGAQLYKYDAVKFESYVGANRLNGNPYITALAVDSNNNIVIGTGTGLFIYNQEIGKFYTQTQKLTSTNITTIRVLHNSDILIGTDKGLNLISINQKDTLCRQLLNGQHIKAITEDKKTKNVLISSIDAVYEFDDKWKSHVLTPVVQKIYKEHKDYITSILIDNGHIWFGTFDSGVILYNKKDQSFREWNEKNSTIASNRIRKLIYDNDGQLLIGTLKGLTALDVQSHQLQTYKHQIDNPASLSQNSIYDIYRDQQQIIWVGTYYGGINLIYPSKNPFRIYKPMGMTNSISSNIISSLAEDQDGYWVGTEEEGLNFISKADGSIKTINKELSSNLVKDVFLDHNDRIYIGTYNGGFNILNRKTGHVDIFLLDEKRRTNFINNVYAICKDSKNNLWIGTNAGFYLYDESNRKISKTYPEIEKLFVTNILETPQQDLLVSSTSGLYIKWASQDHFTLVDGTKDISIKSIFVEDNIAWCASNTGKIIRYDISKKSISFVPVKNVSTFLSVIKAGDNLWITTPKGLISFHLKTREEHLLTTTDGLPSDEFNENSYLRSKDGELFFGTLNGLVRFDPSKIVYNRKKQKVLFTNLRLFNNPVQIGDKTQLLDREISQLRRLDFRYDQNVFSLDFALLNFDRSDKNQFAYKIKELDPDWIYTDIPTATYMNLSPGSYTLLIKGANNDGIWSDVSFIYITIHPPFWKTWWAYILYFLILVVIIYFLNRFLIERALLIKSEKDQYAKINFFSYISHEIRTPLTLIIHPLKQLLKSSAVSQDVQHKLLGIEKNTNRLLSLINELLDFRKIEENTLQLNVYNYSLEPFLSEISSVFTELAQEKDLLFTTQMDTMETDIYFDRIQFEKVIYNLISNAIKYSNIGGEVSIALMQDQKEVEINISNTGLPIPQDNLDKIFEQYFRTTDSQINYEGTGIGLALSRHIVQLHGGHIQAHQQQEVNSYQAKIIFTIKLQKGTEHFQNQNHVNILHKDKIFAVAPFESHNRNPVEEHSNLSLLIIEDNPELSNLLVDMLSGLYRVYVSYNGLDGVAKAEEEIPDLILSDIMMPGLSGLDLCNRLKSEPKTSHIPIILLTALGSIDKQIKGLEQGADAYITKPFDRDYVLLTIRNLLTLAEKNRKSFSLDKFIEKRSKNKQQEDELLSKAVKIIIDNLPYENLSVEFLCKELGMSQPVLHKKLKAITNLSLINFIKSVRMNQAAKMLKTGLYSITEVAYEVGFSDRKYFSKEFKKHFGSNPSDYTKEDDSNPS, encoded by the coding sequence ATGACAACATTTATCTCCATGGAACTGACAAAAAAAGTCTTTGCTCTTATACTGTTTATATTAGCTATTCTCTTAGGGGCGGGTGTGACTTTATGTGCTGCTCAGAATCCGATACAATTCAATCACCTCCATCAGAAAAAGGGATTGTACCGGACACCTATTCTAACCATAGTGCAGGACAGAAACGGATTTATGTGGATAGGAGGCGGAGCTCAGCTATATAAATATGATGCTGTCAAATTTGAATCGTATGTAGGAGCAAATCGTCTTAACGGCAATCCCTACATTACAGCTCTGGCAGTCGATTCGAATAATAATATTGTTATTGGCACAGGCACAGGTCTTTTTATTTATAATCAGGAGATCGGAAAATTTTATACGCAGACGCAAAAGCTTACCAGTACCAATATCACCACGATTCGGGTATTGCACAATTCGGATATTCTTATCGGAACAGACAAAGGGTTAAACCTGATATCCATCAATCAGAAAGATACTCTATGCCGTCAATTGCTAAATGGACAACATATAAAAGCCATTACTGAAGATAAAAAAACTAAAAACGTGCTTATCAGCTCTATAGATGCCGTATATGAATTTGACGACAAGTGGAAAAGTCATGTGCTGACACCTGTTGTCCAAAAGATCTACAAAGAGCATAAGGATTATATCACCAGCATACTCATAGACAACGGCCATATCTGGTTTGGAACATTTGATTCCGGGGTGATTTTATATAATAAGAAGGATCAATCCTTCAGGGAGTGGAATGAAAAGAATTCTACAATAGCCAGTAACCGGATCCGAAAGCTAATTTATGACAATGACGGGCAGCTCCTGATAGGAACGCTTAAAGGACTGACTGCCCTGGATGTACAAAGCCATCAGCTGCAGACCTACAAACATCAGATAGATAATCCTGCCAGCCTGAGTCAGAATTCGATCTATGATATATACCGTGACCAACAACAGATCATTTGGGTCGGTACCTATTATGGCGGGATTAATCTGATCTACCCTTCCAAAAACCCATTTCGTATCTATAAACCAATGGGGATGACCAATTCCATCAGCAGTAATATTATCAGCAGTCTGGCTGAGGACCAGGACGGTTACTGGGTTGGAACGGAAGAAGAGGGATTAAACTTTATAAGTAAGGCCGACGGATCTATCAAGACAATTAATAAGGAATTATCATCCAACCTTGTTAAGGATGTTTTTCTGGATCATAATGATCGTATATACATCGGGACTTACAATGGCGGATTCAATATACTGAACAGAAAAACGGGTCACGTTGATATTTTCCTATTGGATGAAAAGAGAAGAACAAACTTTATCAACAATGTATATGCCATATGCAAAGACAGCAAAAACAACCTTTGGATCGGAACAAATGCCGGCTTCTACCTGTATGATGAATCTAACAGAAAAATCAGCAAGACTTATCCTGAAATTGAAAAGCTTTTTGTCACCAACATTTTAGAAACACCTCAGCAGGACCTGCTGGTAAGCAGCACATCAGGACTCTATATAAAATGGGCATCACAGGATCACTTTACTCTTGTGGACGGAACAAAAGACATTTCCATAAAGAGCATATTTGTAGAAGATAACATAGCATGGTGCGCAAGTAATACCGGTAAAATAATACGATACGATATTTCCAAAAAAAGTATTTCATTTGTTCCAGTCAAAAATGTATCTACCTTCTTAAGTGTAATCAAGGCCGGGGACAACCTGTGGATAACGACACCAAAAGGATTAATCTCCTTTCACCTCAAAACCAGAGAAGAACACCTGCTGACTACTACAGACGGTCTTCCTTCTGATGAGTTCAATGAAAATTCATACCTGAGAAGTAAGGATGGAGAGCTTTTTTTCGGCACATTAAATGGATTGGTAAGATTTGATCCGTCCAAAATCGTTTACAACAGAAAGAAACAAAAAGTACTTTTCACAAATCTCCGTCTCTTCAACAATCCTGTACAGATCGGAGATAAAACTCAGCTTCTTGATAGAGAAATCAGTCAGCTCAGACGATTGGATTTCAGGTATGACCAAAACGTTTTTTCTCTTGACTTCGCACTCCTTAATTTTGACCGCTCCGATAAGAATCAATTCGCATATAAGATTAAAGAACTGGATCCGGACTGGATTTATACAGATATTCCGACAGCGACATACATGAACCTGAGTCCGGGCAGTTACACGCTTCTGATCAAGGGCGCAAATAATGATGGCATATGGTCTGATGTCAGTTTTATCTATATTACCATTCACCCACCCTTCTGGAAAACCTGGTGGGCTTATATCCTTTACTTTTTGATTCTGGTAGTGATTATATATTTTCTCAACAGATTCCTCATAGAGCGTGCTCTTCTGATAAAGTCAGAAAAAGATCAATATGCTAAGATCAATTTCTTCTCCTATATCTCCCATGAGATACGTACTCCGCTGACACTGATCATCCATCCGCTAAAACAATTACTCAAGAGCTCAGCAGTTTCACAGGATGTACAACACAAATTACTCGGAATTGAGAAAAACACCAACCGGCTTCTATCACTGATAAATGAATTATTAGACTTTAGAAAAATAGAAGAGAATACCTTACAACTGAATGTCTATAATTATAGTCTGGAACCATTTCTGTCAGAAATCAGCAGTGTGTTTACCGAACTTGCACAGGAAAAAGATTTACTCTTTACCACACAGATGGATACGATGGAGACAGATATATACTTTGACCGGATTCAATTTGAGAAAGTCATTTACAACCTTATTTCCAATGCCATCAAATACAGCAATATCGGAGGAGAAGTTTCCATTGCATTGATGCAGGATCAGAAAGAGGTAGAAATAAATATCAGCAATACCGGACTACCTATTCCTCAGGACAACCTTGACAAAATATTTGAACAATACTTTCGTACGACCGATAGCCAGATTAACTATGAAGGGACAGGTATAGGACTGGCATTGTCCCGACATATTGTACAATTACATGGCGGACACATACAGGCACATCAGCAACAGGAGGTAAACAGCTATCAGGCAAAAATCATCTTCACGATCAAACTGCAAAAAGGAACAGAGCATTTTCAAAACCAAAATCATGTAAATATCCTCCACAAAGACAAAATCTTTGCAGTAGCTCCTTTTGAAAGTCACAACCGAAATCCTGTGGAAGAGCACAGTAATCTTTCTCTATTGATCATAGAAGATAATCCGGAATTGAGCAATTTACTGGTTGACATGTTATCCGGTCTATATCGGGTATACGTTTCTTACAACGGACTCGATGGTGTAGCCAAAGCCGAAGAAGAGATTCCGGATCTTATTCTAAGTGATATTATGATGCCCGGATTATCCGGGCTGGATTTGTGCAACAGGCTCAAGTCAGAACCGAAAACAAGTCATATCCCTATTATCCTGCTCACTGCTTTAGGAAGCATAGATAAACAGATCAAAGGTTTAGAACAAGGAGCAGATGCATATATTACCAAACCTTTTGACAGAGATTATGTATTGCTCACTATTCGCAATCTTCTTACGCTGGCAGAAAAGAACCGGAAATCGTTCAGCCTGGACAAGTTTATTGAGAAAAGGTCGAAGAATAAACAGCAGGAAGATGAACTTTTGAGCAAGGCTGTAAAAATCATTATTGACAATCTTCCCTACGAAAATCTGTCCGTAGAATTTTTATGTAAAGAACTGGGTATGAGCCAACCTGTACTTCACAAAAAACTGAAAGCGATCACCAACCTCTCGTTGATCAATTTTATCAAATCGGTAAGGATGAATCAGGCTGCTAAAATGTTAAAGACAGGATTATATTCTATCACTGAAGTAGCCTATGAAGTAGGATTCAGCGACCGGAAGTATTTCAGCAAAGAGTTTAAGAAACATTTTGGGTCAAATCCTTCAGATTATACAAAAGAGGATGACTCCAATCCATCCTGA
- a CDS encoding CoA-binding protein: MKKTLIIGASTNPERYSYKAAHMLTRFGHDIVNVGLKKGVVAEQPIEPAETIHTDIDTITMYMGAQNQKPLYDYILKTAPRRIVFNPGAENWELAQLAQKKGIGVENACTLVLLSTGQY, from the coding sequence ATGAAAAAGACATTAATAATAGGGGCCAGTACTAATCCGGAACGATATTCATATAAAGCCGCTCATATGTTGACAAGGTTTGGACATGATATTGTCAATGTAGGATTGAAGAAAGGTGTTGTTGCCGAGCAGCCGATAGAACCTGCGGAGACTATACATACCGATATTGATACCATAACCATGTATATGGGCGCCCAAAATCAAAAACCGTTATACGACTACATCCTGAAAACTGCCCCCAGACGTATTGTCTTTAATCCCGGAGCAGAGAACTGGGAGCTGGCACAACTGGCACAAAAGAAAGGTATAGGGGTAGAAAATGCCTGTACATTGGTTCTGTTAAGTACAGGTCAGTATTAA
- the hisS gene encoding histidine--tRNA ligase: MAIVKPSLAKGTRDFSPAEMEKRNYIFNTLKSVFRKYGYQEIQTPSFENLQTLTGKYGDEGDKLIFKILNSGDYLSKAPDALLAEKASNSLIPHLSEKALRYDLTVPFARYVVMRQHEISLPFKRFQIQPVWRADRPQRGRYREFYQCDVDVVGSESLLNEAEFILIYQEALRALGLKDFAIKINNRKILSGIAEIIGKPELIVDMTVAIDKLDKIGLEGVNKELLERGFTEADLAILRPIILLEGSTASKIEQLRSVLAKSETGLRGVAELEEVFAYLNQLDVSGEVFDKYVELDITLARGLNYYTGCIFEVKTNEVSMGSIGGGGRYDDLTGMFGLKGLTGVGVSFGADRIYDVLEELNLYPQHESDNTRLLIVNFEKSIEAFTLPLLNRLRQAGIAVELYPQAVKLKKQMSYADDKRIPYVLLVGEEEVNTGQLSLKNMNSGEQQKLSEQEITALLSK, encoded by the coding sequence ATGGCAATAGTAAAACCTTCATTGGCTAAAGGCACGCGTGATTTTTCACCTGCCGAAATGGAAAAACGTAATTATATTTTTAATACGCTGAAATCCGTATTCCGTAAGTATGGATATCAGGAAATTCAGACACCTTCTTTTGAAAATCTACAGACATTGACCGGTAAATACGGTGATGAAGGTGATAAATTGATTTTTAAAATCCTGAATTCCGGAGATTATCTCAGTAAAGCTCCTGATGCTCTTTTAGCAGAAAAAGCTTCTAATAGTCTGATTCCGCATCTTTCGGAAAAGGCATTGCGATATGATCTGACGGTGCCATTTGCCCGTTATGTCGTCATGCGTCAGCATGAAATCAGTCTTCCTTTCAAACGTTTCCAGATTCAGCCGGTATGGCGTGCAGATCGTCCGCAACGCGGACGCTACCGTGAATTCTATCAGTGTGATGTGGATGTGGTCGGTTCGGAAAGCCTGCTGAATGAAGCCGAATTTATTCTGATCTATCAGGAAGCGCTGCGTGCACTGGGTCTCAAAGATTTTGCAATCAAGATCAATAACCGGAAGATTCTTTCGGGAATTGCGGAAATAATCGGCAAACCGGAGCTTATCGTAGATATGACTGTTGCCATTGATAAGTTGGATAAAATAGGGCTGGAAGGCGTAAATAAAGAATTGCTGGAAAGAGGATTTACAGAGGCCGATCTTGCTATCCTGCGCCCGATCATTTTGCTGGAAGGATCTACTGCTTCTAAAATAGAGCAGCTTCGTTCGGTGCTGGCAAAATCAGAAACAGGACTCCGTGGTGTGGCAGAACTGGAAGAAGTGTTTGCGTACCTCAATCAGCTGGATGTATCCGGAGAAGTATTTGATAAATATGTAGAACTGGACATCACATTGGCCCGTGGTCTTAATTATTATACGGGTTGTATATTTGAGGTGAAAACTAACGAAGTGTCTATGGGGAGCATCGGTGGCGGAGGTCGCTACGATGACCTGACCGGAATGTTTGGTCTCAAAGGATTGACCGGTGTAGGGGTGTCTTTCGGTGCAGACCGTATATATGATGTATTGGAAGAGCTGAATCTGTATCCACAGCATGAGTCTGATAATACCAGATTGTTAATCGTCAATTTTGAGAAATCTATAGAGGCATTTACACTTCCGTTGCTGAACCGGTTACGTCAGGCAGGGATTGCAGTGGAACTGTATCCTCAGGCTGTCAAACTCAAAAAGCAGATGAGTTATGCCGACGATAAACGCATACCTTACGTGCTTTTGGTAGGTGAAGAAGAAGTAAATACCGGACAGCTTTCTTTAAAAAATATGAACAGCGGTGAGCAGCAAAAACTTTCAGAACAAGAAATAACGGCATTACTTAGCAAATAG
- a CDS encoding 2-oxo acid dehydrogenase subunit E2 — MAEVVKMPKMSDTMTEGVIAKWHKKVGDKVNSGDLVAEIETDKATMDFESYQEGTLLYIGPKEGEAVAVDAVIAVLGEEGEDFQALLDGSSDASAAPAEDKKEEAKEETPASEESSSASVSAEDLGVTVITMPLLSDTMTEGVIAQWNFKVGDTIKSDDAIADVETDKATMEVTAYADGTLLYVGLEAGQAAKVNDIIAIVGPAGTDVTPLLNQKSAAPKAESKESKKEEAPKVDAESAPAETAGSSADDSRVKASPLARKIAKEKGINLNDVKGSADGGRIVKKDVESFVPSAKPAAAPASTGAAPATESKTITLPTYVGEEKYTEQPVSQMRKTIARRLSESLFTAPHFYLTISIDMDNAIAARTQINEVAPVKVSFNDIVIKAAAVALKKHPAVNSSWGGDKIRFNEHTNIGVAIAVEDGLLVPVVRFADGKSLSHISTEVKDFAQRAKSKKLQPSDWEGSTFTVSNLGMFGIDEFTSIINSPDGAILSVGAIQAIPVVKNGAVVPGNIMKLTLGCDHRVVDGATGAAFLQTLKSLIENPVRLLA, encoded by the coding sequence ATGGCTGAAGTAGTAAAAATGCCTAAAATGAGTGACACCATGACTGAAGGTGTTATCGCAAAATGGCACAAAAAAGTTGGTGACAAAGTAAATTCTGGAGATCTTGTTGCAGAGATTGAAACAGATAAAGCTACAATGGACTTCGAATCTTATCAGGAAGGAACATTGTTATATATCGGACCCAAAGAAGGTGAAGCTGTAGCTGTGGATGCAGTGATCGCTGTGCTTGGGGAAGAAGGAGAAGATTTTCAGGCATTGCTTGACGGATCTTCGGACGCTTCTGCAGCTCCTGCTGAGGATAAGAAAGAAGAAGCTAAAGAAGAGACTCCTGCATCAGAAGAATCTTCTTCAGCAAGTGTGTCTGCAGAAGACCTTGGTGTCACTGTAATCACTATGCCGTTGTTGAGTGATACCATGACTGAAGGTGTCATTGCTCAATGGAACTTTAAAGTTGGAGATACCATCAAATCTGACGATGCTATTGCTGACGTGGAAACAGATAAAGCGACCATGGAAGTGACTGCATACGCAGACGGTACTTTATTATATGTTGGTCTTGAGGCCGGACAGGCAGCGAAAGTAAATGATATCATTGCTATCGTAGGTCCTGCAGGAACAGACGTAACACCTTTACTGAATCAAAAATCTGCAGCTCCTAAAGCAGAATCAAAAGAAAGCAAAAAAGAAGAAGCTCCTAAGGTTGATGCTGAAAGTGCTCCTGCTGAAACTGCTGGTTCTTCTGCTGATGATTCAAGAGTAAAAGCATCTCCTTTGGCTCGTAAAATTGCTAAAGAAAAAGGAATCAATCTGAATGATGTAAAGGGTTCTGCAGATGGTGGACGTATTGTAAAGAAAGATGTAGAATCCTTCGTACCTTCTGCGAAGCCTGCTGCAGCACCTGCGAGTACAGGAGCAGCACCTGCTACCGAATCTAAAACAATCACATTGCCAACATATGTAGGCGAAGAAAAATATACAGAACAGCCGGTATCGCAAATGCGTAAAACAATTGCACGTCGTCTTTCTGAAAGTTTATTTACAGCTCCACACTTCTATCTGACTATCAGCATCGATATGGATAATGCTATCGCTGCCAGAACACAGATTAATGAGGTAGCTCCTGTAAAAGTATCCTTTAATGATATTGTTATCAAAGCTGCTGCTGTAGCCTTGAAAAAACATCCTGCTGTAAACTCCTCATGGGGTGGCGACAAAATCAGATTCAATGAGCATACAAACATTGGTGTTGCAATCGCTGTTGAAGATGGTTTGTTAGTTCCTGTGGTCCGTTTTGCAGATGGTAAATCATTATCGCACATCTCTACTGAGGTTAAGGATTTTGCGCAAAGAGCGAAGTCTAAAAAATTACAGCCTTCAGATTGGGAAGGTTCTACATTTACGGTATCCAATCTGGGTATGTTTGGTATTGATGAATTTACTTCTATCATCAATTCCCCGGATGGAGCAATCCTTTCTGTAGGAGCGATCCAGGCTATACCGGTTGTTAAGAACGGAGCTGTAGTACCGGGTAACATTATGAAACTTACTTTGGGATGTGATCACAGAGTAGTGGATGGTGCAACCGGAGCAGCGTTTTTACAAACATTAAAATCATTGATCGAGAATCCGGTAAGATTATTAGCATAA
- the rnc gene encoding ribonuclease III, with protein sequence MPFSRIYNLYFSPHRAYVRKLKNLLGFVPENVRLYQMAFRHKSVATAIKEGAKNSNERLEFLGDAILGSVVAELLFKKYPYKDEGFLTEMRSKIVSRANLNQLSRKLGLNELIQYDARMISFPNKQGSLLGDAFEALVGAVYLDKGYAFTKSFLLNRIIKTHVDIQLLEVTETNFKSRLIEWCQHLGKDVQFLPTANPEGESSKMFSIEAIVEGEVCGIGRDFNKKSAEKLAAEKACEYLKIFETE encoded by the coding sequence ATGCCCTTTTCGCGGATTTATAATTTGTATTTCTCGCCGCATAGAGCTTATGTGCGGAAGCTGAAAAACCTATTGGGGTTTGTCCCTGAAAACGTACGGCTATACCAGATGGCCTTCAGACATAAGTCTGTGGCTACCGCTATAAAGGAAGGCGCCAAAAACAGCAATGAACGATTAGAGTTTCTGGGTGACGCAATCTTAGGATCTGTCGTCGCCGAGTTACTGTTTAAAAAATACCCCTACAAAGATGAAGGATTTTTGACCGAGATGCGGTCAAAAATCGTCAGTAGGGCCAACCTTAATCAACTTTCCCGAAAACTTGGTTTGAATGAACTGATTCAGTACGACGCTCGTATGATCAGTTTTCCGAATAAGCAGGGATCTCTGCTGGGGGATGCTTTTGAGGCGCTCGTCGGAGCAGTATATCTGGACAAAGGCTATGCATTTACCAAAAGTTTTCTGCTGAACAGAATTATCAAAACCCATGTTGATATTCAGCTGCTTGAAGTAACGGAGACCAATTTTAAAAGCCGATTAATTGAATGGTGTCAGCATCTGGGCAAAGACGTTCAATTTCTTCCTACCGCTAATCCTGAAGGAGAATCTTCCAAGATGTTCAGTATAGAAGCGATTGTCGAAGGAGAAGTATGTGGCATAGGCCGGGACTTCAATAAAAAAAGTGCCGAAAAGCTTGCTGCAGAAAAGGCCTGCGAATATCTCAAGATATTTGAGACCGAGTAA
- a CDS encoding serine hydrolase domain-containing protein, translated as MKLIVAKVLLGVSIMSLIGCTSAEERKIKDEKNQAEQDSIRLLYNPNEADKAVDAFMQNLHKKAGFNGNVLVAKKGKIIYEKSFGWANYLLKDSLNIQSQFELASVTKPMTSIAILKLVEEGKLKLDQTVNDFFPDFPYEGITVKMLLTHRSGLPNYVYFADGVWKDKKKGMSNMDAIRLLTEHKPGRYGKPDGRFHYNNSNFMVLGAIIEKVSKQDYAVFLKENVFDPAGMKHTAAYSKAVYEKIPVKVIGHDKIWRRSVVQNFLDGPLGDKGIYSTVEDMFLLDIALREGRLLKQETLDSAYVPRNDPSKKGAFGYGYGWRTFNHNDQQVVYHTGWWHGFRNLYVRDLKNDVTIVLLSNMTNGSLVKLDELYKILGMPILRKNAYNADGDFMVD; from the coding sequence GTGAAATTGATTGTTGCGAAAGTCCTATTAGGTGTAAGTATTATGAGTTTGATCGGCTGTACATCTGCCGAAGAACGTAAAATTAAAGATGAAAAAAATCAGGCAGAACAAGATAGTATACGGCTTCTGTATAACCCGAATGAAGCGGATAAGGCAGTAGACGCTTTTATGCAGAATCTTCATAAAAAGGCTGGTTTCAATGGTAATGTGCTAGTCGCAAAGAAAGGTAAAATCATATATGAAAAATCGTTTGGATGGGCCAATTATTTATTAAAGGATAGCTTAAATATTCAATCTCAGTTTGAACTGGCTTCCGTTACGAAGCCAATGACTTCGATAGCAATCCTGAAATTGGTAGAAGAAGGGAAGTTAAAACTGGATCAGACAGTAAATGATTTCTTTCCGGATTTCCCTTATGAAGGAATTACGGTAAAAATGCTGTTGACGCACCGTTCAGGACTACCTAATTATGTTTATTTTGCGGATGGTGTATGGAAAGATAAAAAGAAAGGGATGAGTAATATGGATGCTATCCGTCTGCTGACGGAGCATAAACCCGGAAGATACGGAAAACCAGACGGCCGTTTTCATTATAACAACAGCAATTTTATGGTTTTAGGGGCTATCATAGAAAAAGTTTCTAAACAGGATTATGCTGTATTTCTAAAGGAGAATGTATTTGATCCTGCAGGAATGAAACATACTGCAGCTTATTCCAAAGCTGTTTATGAAAAAATACCTGTCAAAGTAATCGGTCATGATAAGATATGGAGAAGATCTGTTGTACAGAATTTCCTGGATGGCCCGTTGGGTGATAAAGGAATATACAGTACGGTAGAGGATATGTTCCTTCTGGATATAGCGCTGCGTGAAGGCCGGTTATTAAAACAGGAAACACTGGATTCGGCTTATGTACCCCGAAACGACCCGAGTAAAAAGGGAGCATTCGGATACGGATATGGATGGAGAACATTTAATCATAATGATCAACAGGTGGTGTATCATACTGGATGGTGGCACGGATTTCGCAATCTGTATGTACGCGATCTGAAAAATGATGTAACCATTGTATTATTGTCCAATATGACCAACGGTAGCCTGGTCAAACTGGATGAATTGTACAAAATTCTGGGGATGCCTATTCTTCGGAAAAATGCATATAATGCGGATGGCGATTTTATGGTAGATTAA
- the pdhA gene encoding pyruvate dehydrogenase (acetyl-transferring) E1 component subunit alpha, whose product MSSTPITKETYLEWYKSMLLMRKFEEKAGQLYGQQKIRGFCHLYIGQEAVVAGTMSVIGPEDSLITAYRDHAHALAKGVSADACMAELYGKATGCSKGKGGSMHFFSKEHKFMGGHGIVGGQIPLGAGIAFAEMYNGTKNVNVCYMGDGAVRQGAFNETLNMAMLWKLPVIFVCENNGYAMGTSVQRTTNMIDIYKMGHGFDMPSAAVDGMDVVAVHNAMDEAVQRARAGEGPTFLEIRTYRYKGHSMSDPAKYRTKEELEEYKGRDPLLSTKHAILENKYADDAWFAEVEADVKKVVEDSVKFAEESPYPDASEIYNDVYVQEDYPFVMD is encoded by the coding sequence ATGAGTTCAACACCTATAACAAAAGAGACATATTTAGAGTGGTATAAATCCATGCTACTCATGCGTAAATTCGAAGAAAAAGCTGGTCAGCTTTACGGTCAACAAAAAATTCGTGGATTCTGTCACCTTTATATCGGTCAGGAAGCAGTAGTAGCTGGTACCATGTCGGTAATCGGTCCTGAAGATTCATTGATCACAGCATATCGCGACCATGCTCACGCATTAGCTAAGGGCGTATCTGCAGATGCTTGTATGGCTGAATTATATGGTAAAGCAACTGGATGTTCAAAAGGTAAAGGTGGTTCTATGCACTTTTTCTCTAAAGAGCACAAATTTATGGGTGGCCACGGTATCGTAGGTGGTCAGATTCCTTTAGGTGCAGGTATTGCATTCGCTGAGATGTACAATGGCACCAAAAATGTTAACGTGTGTTACATGGGTGACGGCGCTGTTCGTCAGGGAGCTTTCAACGAGACGCTGAACATGGCTATGTTGTGGAAACTTCCTGTGATTTTTGTTTGTGAAAACAATGGTTATGCAATGGGAACTTCTGTACAGCGTACGACTAATATGATCGACATCTACAAAATGGGACATGGTTTTGACATGCCTTCAGCAGCTGTTGACGGAATGGACGTAGTGGCGGTTCACAATGCTATGGATGAAGCTGTTCAACGTGCACGTGCAGGCGAAGGTCCGACTTTCCTGGAAATCCGTACTTACCGTTATAAAGGACACTCTATGTCAGATCCTGCTAAATACCGTACTAAAGAAGAATTAGAAGAGTATAAAGGCCGTGATCCGTTGTTGTCTACTAAACATGCGATTCTGGAAAATAAATATGCTGATGATGCCTGGTTTGCAGAGGTGGAAGCTGATGTGAAAAAAGTGGTAGAAGATTCTGTGAAATTTGCAGAAGAGTCACCATATCCGGATGCTTCAGAAATCTATAATGATGTTTACGTACAAGAGGATTATCCTTTTGTAATGGATTAA